A section of the Flavobacterium ardleyense genome encodes:
- a CDS encoding type II toxin-antitoxin system RelE/ParE family toxin, translating to MARYKITIEAKEDLIRIYHYGVQRFGEKQADKYYESFFKYFEMIAERPYSFESVNSIKTGYRRCVCGSDSIFFKINEDTVDIMAIIGKQDLEKIL from the coding sequence GGCTAGATACAAAATAACTATCGAAGCAAAAGAGGATTTGATCAGAATATATCATTACGGCGTGCAGAGATTTGGAGAAAAGCAAGCTGATAAGTATTATGAATCATTTTTCAAATATTTTGAAATGATTGCAGAAAGACCATATTCTTTTGAATCAGTAAATTCAATTAAAACCGGCTACAGACGTTGCGTTTGTGGTTCGGATAGTATATTTTTTAAAATAAATGAGGATACAGTAGATATTATGGCAATTATTGGCAAGCAAGATTTAGAAAAAATATTATAA